The Virgibacillus phasianinus genome includes a window with the following:
- the argS gene encoding arginine--tRNA ligase translates to MNILAQTEETLKSEIAAAVIKAQLATKDELPDITLEKPKDKAHGDFASNIAMQLARIAKKAPRQIAEDIVATLDKTKASIDKVEIAGPGFINFFMENDYLGGLVSTILQAGDDYGKTNAGQGERVQVEFVSVNPTGDLHLGHARGAAFGDVLCNVFDASGFKVEREYYINDAGNQIDKLAISIEARYLQALGKDVEMPEDGYHGADIVGIGKKLAEEADEKWANVEREERLQYFKKYGLSYEIGKIEEDLADFRVDFDNWFSETSLYTDNKVSKALEILRENNYMYEKDGATWFRSTDFGDDKDRVLIKQDGSYTYLTPDIAYHKDKFDRGYDKVINVWGADHHGYIPRMRAAIQALGYQKENFEVKTIQMVNLFENGEKVKMSKRTGKAVALRELMEEVGIDAVRYFFVTRSNDSHLDFDMDLARSESNENPVYYVQYAHARICTMLKQGEEKGFAIGKDFDPALLTSEKEVDLLKKLGEFPQTVTEAAVKRTPHKVTQYVFDLASLLHSFYNAEKVFSDDQELTKARLALMRAVKTTIANGLTLIGVTAPEKM, encoded by the coding sequence GTGAATATACTTGCACAAACAGAAGAAACATTAAAAAGTGAGATAGCTGCGGCAGTCATTAAAGCGCAACTAGCCACAAAGGATGAGTTACCGGACATAACACTGGAAAAACCAAAGGATAAGGCGCATGGGGACTTTGCTTCAAACATTGCGATGCAGCTCGCCCGTATTGCCAAGAAGGCTCCGCGTCAAATCGCGGAAGACATTGTAGCAACGCTGGATAAGACAAAAGCATCGATTGACAAGGTAGAAATTGCCGGACCGGGATTTATCAACTTTTTCATGGAAAATGATTACTTAGGCGGACTTGTTTCCACAATCCTTCAGGCCGGTGATGATTATGGTAAAACAAATGCCGGACAAGGTGAAAGAGTACAGGTGGAATTTGTTTCCGTCAATCCGACTGGTGACCTGCATCTTGGTCATGCCCGTGGGGCTGCTTTCGGGGATGTACTTTGCAATGTTTTCGATGCATCCGGGTTCAAGGTAGAACGGGAATACTATATTAACGATGCCGGTAACCAAATTGATAAACTTGCCATTTCAATCGAGGCGCGGTATCTACAAGCGCTCGGGAAAGATGTGGAGATGCCTGAAGATGGTTATCATGGCGCAGACATAGTTGGGATTGGTAAAAAGCTGGCTGAAGAAGCAGACGAAAAGTGGGCGAACGTTGAGCGTGAAGAACGTCTCCAGTATTTTAAAAAATATGGATTGAGCTACGAAATTGGCAAAATTGAAGAGGATCTGGCGGATTTCCGCGTTGATTTTGATAACTGGTTCTCTGAGACTTCGTTGTACACGGACAATAAAGTGTCAAAAGCATTGGAAATTTTGCGGGAAAATAATTATATGTATGAAAAAGATGGGGCGACATGGTTTCGCTCAACGGACTTTGGCGATGACAAGGACCGGGTGCTAATTAAGCAGGATGGCAGCTATACGTACCTGACGCCTGATATTGCCTACCATAAAGACAAATTCGACCGTGGCTATGACAAGGTAATTAATGTTTGGGGTGCGGACCATCACGGATATATCCCTAGAATGCGCGCAGCTATTCAGGCACTTGGCTATCAAAAGGAGAATTTTGAAGTAAAGACAATCCAAATGGTGAATTTGTTTGAAAACGGGGAAAAGGTTAAAATGAGCAAACGGACAGGTAAAGCAGTAGCGTTGCGCGAGTTAATGGAGGAAGTAGGAATCGATGCCGTACGTTACTTCTTCGTGACCCGTTCGAACGATTCACACCTTGACTTTGATATGGACCTTGCACGCTCGGAATCAAATGAAAACCCAGTGTATTATGTTCAGTATGCACACGCGAGAATTTGTACAATGTTAAAGCAAGGGGAAGAAAAAGGCTTTGCGATTGGAAAGGACTTTGATCCCGCATTGCTGACTTCTGAAAAAGAGGTCGATCTGTTGAAAAAGCTCGGTGAATTCCCGCAAACGGTAACAGAAGCTGCGGTCAAACGGACACCACACAAAGTGACCCAGTATGTATTTGATTTAGCATCATTGCTTCACAGTTTCTATAACGCTGAAAAAGTATTTAGCGATGATCAGGAGTTAACAAAAGCACGGCTTGCTTTAATGAGAGCAGTGAAAACAACAATAGCCAATGGACTTACATTAATTGGCGTAACCGCACCGGAAAAAATGTAA
- a CDS encoding TasA family protein — MGIKKKLGLGVASAALGLSLVGGGTYAYFSDEAVTNNTFAAGTLDLSTSKSTIINLESMKPGDTIYREFELQNIGNLDMSKVLLNTGYTVTDVESNNTEDLGKQIELRFLINDSKGMTVVYETTLAELKEQSLNLVEENIIDPEVDGHKGGLKAGKSNTIAVKFEFVDNGEDQNQFQGDSLNLEWAFEAKQQTGDEV; from the coding sequence ATGGGAATTAAAAAGAAATTGGGTCTTGGCGTAGCTTCAGCAGCACTTGGTTTATCGTTAGTCGGAGGTGGAACATATGCATACTTCAGTGATGAGGCAGTAACAAACAATACATTCGCAGCAGGTACACTGGATTTGTCCACAAGTAAATCTACCATTATCAATCTGGAGAGCATGAAGCCAGGTGACACAATCTATCGTGAATTTGAATTGCAGAATATCGGCAACCTTGATATGAGTAAAGTCCTTCTGAATACCGGCTATACCGTTACAGATGTAGAGTCGAATAATACAGAAGACCTTGGCAAACAAATTGAGCTGCGTTTTCTTATTAATGATAGTAAAGGAATGACAGTTGTTTATGAAACCACTTTGGCAGAGCTGAAAGAACAATCACTTAATCTCGTGGAAGAAAATATAATTGATCCGGAAGTCGATGGTCACAAGGGTGGCTTAAAAGCTGGAAAGTCAAACACAATCGCTGTTAAATTTGAATTTGTTGACAATGGTGAGGACCAAAACCAATTCCAAGGCGATTCATTAAATCTTGAATGGGCTTTTGAAGCCAAACAACAAACTGGAGATGAAGTCTAA
- a CDS encoding YwhD family protein, protein MSEDKPKKNTNPFTIIKDDSTDGHGGYGAGTISLENMSPVIVDPNENRAFVDMGAMHARSEVERRVKFLSDKDAVPNGKLYWIVWVTVEKGEDGPYYAGVCGSEIRVDRSIKRAYKSMPEHVTHMDKSLKGKIMLEHMDDHSKKLLKDFLVEFNEEMWKNSSDELKGVLPE, encoded by the coding sequence ATGAGTGAAGATAAGCCTAAAAAGAATACAAATCCATTTACCATAATTAAAGATGATTCGACTGATGGCCATGGTGGCTATGGTGCTGGAACAATCAGTCTTGAAAATATGAGCCCGGTAATCGTTGATCCCAATGAAAATCGCGCATTTGTTGATATGGGGGCGATGCATGCGCGCAGTGAAGTCGAGCGCCGCGTGAAGTTTTTGTCTGATAAAGATGCAGTTCCAAATGGCAAATTGTACTGGATTGTTTGGGTGACAGTAGAGAAGGGTGAAGACGGCCCATACTATGCAGGGGTTTGCGGTAGCGAGATTCGCGTGGATCGCTCGATTAAGCGCGCCTACAAGTCCATGCCGGAACATGTTACCCATATGGATAAATCATTAAAAGGTAAAATTATGCTTGAACATATGGATGATCATTCCAAGAAGTTGTTAAAAGACTTTCTTGTTGAATTTAATGAGGAAATGTGGAAAAACTCAAGTGATGAATTAAAAGGGGTACTGCCTGAATAA
- a CDS encoding HD domain-containing protein, with protein MAYKDEQLNEEKVFKDPVHRYIHVKDQVIWDLIAAPEFQRLRRIKQLGTTNLTFHGAEHSRFNHSLGVYEIVRRIITNFEDKPHWNKGERLLCLCAALLHDLGHGPFSHSFEKVFKLDHEYFTQQIIIGDTTIHKILERVSEGFSKKVADVIAKTYEDKLVVSLISSQIDADRMDYLQRDAYFTGVSYGHFDMERILRVMRPIDDQVVIKSSGMHAVEDYIMSRYQMYWQVYFHPVTRSAEVILSKILHRAKFLYEKNYSFKLEPIHFISFFKEKVDLTDYLKLDESIVFYYFQVWQEEDDAILSDLCERFMNRRLFKYVEFNPNRQMNEWMELYQLFQEAEIDPEYYLEVDSSSDLPYDFYRPGEEEERLPIHLLMPGGELKELSRHSDIVESISGKKRTDHKLYFPADFLANLNEESPVKERIMELLYHQGADK; from the coding sequence ATGGCGTATAAAGACGAACAATTAAATGAGGAAAAGGTTTTTAAGGATCCGGTTCACCGTTATATTCACGTGAAAGATCAAGTGATTTGGGATTTAATTGCAGCACCGGAATTTCAGCGATTGCGCCGTATTAAACAGTTGGGAACAACAAACCTGACGTTTCATGGGGCGGAGCATAGCCGTTTCAATCATTCACTTGGCGTATATGAAATTGTCCGCCGTATTATTACCAACTTTGAGGACAAGCCACATTGGAATAAAGGGGAGCGTTTACTATGTTTGTGTGCCGCACTATTACATGATCTAGGACACGGACCGTTTTCCCATTCGTTTGAAAAGGTTTTTAAACTGGATCATGAGTATTTTACCCAACAGATTATCATCGGCGATACCACTATACATAAAATACTGGAACGTGTATCAGAAGGTTTTTCAAAAAAAGTGGCCGATGTTATTGCAAAAACATACGAAGATAAATTAGTTGTCAGCTTAATTTCCAGTCAAATTGATGCAGACCGCATGGATTATTTGCAGCGCGATGCCTATTTTACAGGTGTTAGCTATGGTCATTTTGATATGGAACGTATTCTTCGGGTAATGCGCCCAATCGATGATCAGGTTGTGATCAAATCCAGTGGTATGCATGCGGTGGAAGACTATATTATGAGTCGCTACCAAATGTATTGGCAGGTATATTTCCACCCTGTTACCAGAAGTGCGGAGGTTATTTTATCAAAAATACTTCACCGTGCAAAGTTTTTATACGAAAAGAATTATTCCTTTAAACTAGAACCGATTCATTTTATTTCGTTTTTTAAGGAAAAAGTAGATTTAACAGATTATTTAAAGCTTGATGAATCCATTGTATTCTATTATTTTCAGGTTTGGCAGGAAGAAGACGATGCCATTTTAAGTGACTTATGTGAGCGGTTCATGAATCGCCGTCTGTTTAAATATGTGGAATTTAATCCGAACAGGCAGATGAACGAGTGGATGGAGCTTTATCAACTGTTTCAGGAAGCGGAAATTGATCCAGAATACTATCTTGAAGTTGACTCATCTTCCGATCTGCCATACGACTTTTATCGTCCTGGCGAGGAAGAAGAACGCCTCCCGATTCATTTATTGATGCCGGGCGGTGAACTGAAAGAACTGTCCCGTCACTCCGATATTGTTGAATCGATATCCGGAAAAAAACGAACGGATCATAAGCTGTATTTTCCAGCAGACTTTTTAGCGAATCTGAATGAAGAAAGCCCTGTAAAAGAACGTATTATGGAGCTTTTGTATCACCAAGGAGCGGATAAATAA
- a CDS encoding DinB family protein gives MATVFDLTRNTFLSFVKGLDEETADVQPRQFNNTIHWHIGHVLVTAEGLLFGYPAKSANFPEEYNAFFKNGTKPADWSTTAPSIPEIIKHLEEQHTRINDLSEEFFQQDLPYTLPFGNFKTYGDIYDMLIHHENEHLGKMKAMKQVVDAD, from the coding sequence ATGGCAACTGTATTTGATCTTACAAGAAATACATTTTTATCATTTGTAAAAGGTCTTGACGAGGAAACAGCTGATGTTCAGCCAAGACAGTTTAACAATACAATCCACTGGCATATTGGACACGTCCTGGTCACGGCAGAAGGCTTATTATTCGGATATCCAGCAAAAAGCGCCAATTTCCCGGAGGAATATAATGCGTTTTTCAAAAATGGTACAAAGCCAGCTGACTGGAGTACTACGGCACCAAGCATCCCGGAGATCATCAAGCATTTGGAGGAACAGCATACGCGCATTAACGATCTTTCAGAGGAGTTCTTCCAACAGGATCTTCCTTACACCCTACCGTTTGGCAATTTTAAAACATATGGCGATATTTACGACATGCTGATCCATCACGAAAATGAGCACCTTGGAAAAATGAAAGCAATGAAACAAGTTGTGGACGCGGATTAA
- a CDS encoding transglycosylase domain-containing protein: protein MKRFILKYKLLSGLIGLVLLIFIPLGGVYFASFLMGPPPLKAEQNTIYYSAADAVIGEEKGAESRYWVGLDEISPYLKKATLAIEDQHFYEHNGFDYSRIAAAVLKNVKSGSLSEGASTLTQQYARNLYLSFEKTWTRKLKEAFYTVRLEMYYSKDELLEGYLNTIYYGHGAYGAEAASRYFFNKSADELTLAEAAMLAAVPKGPSYYSPFNNLENATKRQHQILYVMKQQGQINDQEYYLATHAKLDYAKPSQHIKKVVAPYFQDTVLLEAANKLDLDQEKIRSGGYKIYTTLNVTMQEKLEKQVADTINPASEIQTGAIGMDPETGAIRALVGGRDYSKSKFNRAIRAKRMPGSTFKPFLYYAALTHGYTPATMLMSKPTAFELSDGHVYQPSNFNGYYAYKPITLAQALALSDNVYAVKTNLFLGVDKLINSARKFGIDSKLPPVPSLALGTATVTVEDMVTGYGIIANGGQQIKAHTIRKIVDRNGDVVYELPKEDAKQILDKKKLFILADLMKGMFDHSLDGYTAVTGSPVSNELTRDYAGKSGTTASDSWMIGFSPNLVTGVWVGYDDNREIDKTAEHGYAKDIWADFMEAAHKELPKVDTDVPEGVVGVWIDPVSGGVATSYCPNGTLMYFEKGNVPSKHCTKHLPEDGDSEKKKEDPPEDDGNKGVFEKIFDYLF from the coding sequence ATGAAACGTTTTATTTTAAAATATAAGCTGTTAAGTGGGTTAATCGGGTTAGTCCTGCTAATCTTTATCCCACTTGGCGGGGTTTATTTTGCAAGCTTTCTGATGGGGCCGCCACCATTAAAGGCTGAACAAAACACGATCTACTACAGCGCAGCGGATGCGGTCATTGGTGAGGAAAAAGGTGCAGAAAGCCGGTACTGGGTTGGACTGGACGAAATATCACCTTACCTCAAAAAGGCGACACTAGCTATTGAGGATCAGCATTTTTACGAGCACAATGGCTTTGATTATTCCCGTATTGCAGCGGCAGTCTTAAAGAATGTTAAAAGTGGGTCGCTATCAGAGGGGGCAAGTACACTTACCCAACAATACGCGAGGAACTTATATCTATCATTTGAAAAAACCTGGACCCGCAAACTGAAGGAAGCTTTTTATACCGTTCGCCTGGAAATGTATTATTCCAAGGATGAACTGCTTGAGGGCTATTTAAACACGATTTATTACGGCCATGGAGCATACGGTGCTGAAGCGGCAAGCAGGTACTTTTTTAATAAATCTGCCGATGAATTAACCCTGGCAGAAGCTGCAATGCTGGCTGCGGTGCCAAAAGGACCAAGCTATTACTCACCCTTTAACAATTTGGAAAACGCAACAAAAAGGCAGCATCAGATTCTCTATGTAATGAAACAACAGGGTCAAATAAACGACCAGGAATACTATTTGGCAACCCATGCTAAATTAGACTACGCAAAACCAAGCCAGCATATTAAAAAGGTTGTAGCCCCATACTTTCAGGATACCGTCTTACTGGAGGCTGCAAACAAGCTTGATCTTGATCAGGAGAAGATTCGCTCAGGCGGTTATAAAATATACACAACTTTAAATGTTACGATGCAAGAAAAGCTTGAAAAACAAGTAGCTGACACGATCAACCCGGCAAGTGAGATTCAGACCGGTGCAATAGGAATGGATCCTGAAACTGGTGCCATCCGGGCGCTGGTTGGCGGACGAGATTATAGCAAAAGTAAATTCAACCGGGCCATTCGTGCAAAACGCATGCCCGGGTCAACCTTTAAGCCGTTTCTTTATTATGCGGCGCTAACACACGGCTATACGCCGGCAACAATGCTTATGAGCAAGCCTACTGCATTTGAACTTTCAGACGGACATGTCTATCAGCCGAGTAATTTCAATGGGTATTATGCCTATAAACCAATAACATTGGCACAGGCCTTGGCTCTATCCGATAATGTTTATGCAGTGAAGACCAACCTATTTCTTGGCGTTGACAAACTAATAAATTCCGCCCGAAAATTTGGCATCGACAGTAAATTGCCACCTGTACCATCGCTTGCATTAGGAACAGCCACTGTAACCGTTGAGGACATGGTAACCGGGTATGGGATTATCGCTAACGGCGGCCAGCAAATCAAAGCACACACCATCCGGAAAATAGTTGACCGGAATGGAGATGTAGTCTATGAACTGCCTAAAGAGGATGCGAAACAAATCCTGGACAAGAAAAAGCTGTTTATCCTGGCAGATCTAATGAAAGGAATGTTCGACCATTCACTGGACGGCTATACCGCGGTAACCGGTTCACCTGTATCAAATGAACTAACACGTGATTATGCCGGAAAATCAGGAACAACTGCGTCTGACAGCTGGATGATTGGGTTCAGTCCAAATCTGGTTACTGGTGTATGGGTTGGATATGATGATAACCGCGAAATTGATAAAACCGCGGAACACGGCTATGCAAAAGACATCTGGGCTGACTTCATGGAAGCTGCCCATAAGGAATTGCCAAAAGTAGATACCGATGTTCCTGAAGGTGTAGTTGGAGTATGGATTGATCCCGTTTCAGGCGGAGTAGCCACCTCCTATTGCCCAAATGGAACACTAATGTATTTCGAAAAAGGTAATGTTCCGTCTAAGCATTGCACAAAGCATTTGCCGGAAGATGGCGATTCTGAGAAAAAGAAAGAAGACCCTCCTGAAGACGATGGAAACAAGGGCGTGTTCGAGAAGATATTTGATTATTTGTTTTAA
- the sipW gene encoding signal peptidase I SipW has protein sequence MKFHTLKKWLGNTVTTLLFILLLFMAFVVISSKVSGGEPSILGYHLKTVLSGSMEPTFQTGSIIAVRPVEENTTLKKGDVITFKKDKTTTVTHRIYEVKGTNTQPKYITKGDNNKNHDTEPVLPRNVEAVYTGFTVPFIGYFIHYAQSKEGTALLLVLPGILLIIYSIITIWKTLKRLEDPKEKKDAPTTGA, from the coding sequence ATGAAATTCCATACACTAAAAAAATGGTTAGGCAATACCGTGACCACTCTCTTATTTATCCTATTACTATTTATGGCTTTTGTAGTTATTTCATCAAAGGTCTCTGGTGGTGAACCCAGCATTTTGGGTTATCACTTAAAGACAGTTTTATCCGGTTCGATGGAGCCTACTTTTCAAACGGGATCAATCATTGCAGTTAGGCCAGTAGAAGAGAACACCACGTTAAAAAAAGGTGATGTGATTACTTTTAAAAAGGATAAAACAACTACCGTCACTCACCGAATTTACGAGGTTAAAGGAACAAATACCCAGCCAAAGTATATAACAAAAGGTGACAATAATAAAAACCATGATACAGAACCCGTCCTTCCACGTAATGTCGAAGCGGTTTATACCGGATTCACGGTTCCATTTATCGGCTATTTCATACACTATGCTCAATCAAAAGAGGGCACTGCATTATTGTTAGTCCTCCCAGGAATTCTACTAATCATCTATTCTATCATCACGATCTGGAAAACGCTTAAACGACTAGAGGATCCTAAAGAAAAGAAAGATGCACCAACAACTGGCGCTTGA
- a CDS encoding SipW-dependent-type signal peptide-containing protein, whose translation MMNSTSSTNASFNDIEEVSGTITVGTWEMDKPDINGITFISQDGNCNEITAVIQNDMDANTTGESSLKYEVYKLENGKQLKVASGDIPQLKPSEEKELTFNTSGESGKYKFKVFQRSGEDELWGEPITVTCKDPSVEEEKTAPIKEDKQQTTAEKEDNQTDNGQTQETNQDKATPDSDQAADTEKESAKKDPDAESVNNEPAEKEDQPAEKQQDDIGKKTSGTDTDKK comes from the coding sequence ATGATGAATTCAACTTCTTCAACGAATGCTTCTTTTAATGATATAGAGGAAGTATCCGGAACTATCACAGTAGGAACATGGGAAATGGATAAACCCGATATAAACGGTATAACATTCATTAGCCAAGATGGCAATTGCAATGAAATAACAGCTGTTATCCAAAATGATATGGATGCAAATACAACCGGGGAATCTTCCCTAAAGTACGAAGTCTATAAGCTCGAAAACGGTAAACAGTTGAAAGTCGCATCTGGTGATATTCCACAATTAAAACCTAGTGAAGAAAAGGAATTAACATTTAACACTAGTGGTGAATCAGGAAAGTATAAGTTTAAAGTCTTCCAGCGCTCAGGAGAAGACGAACTTTGGGGTGAACCCATTACAGTAACATGCAAAGACCCATCCGTTGAGGAAGAGAAGACTGCGCCAATCAAAGAGGATAAGCAGCAAACAACAGCTGAGAAGGAAGATAACCAAACAGACAATGGGCAAACACAGGAAACTAATCAAGATAAAGCAACACCAGACAGTGATCAAGCAGCTGACACGGAAAAAGAATCAGCAAAAAAGGATCCTGACGCGGAATCTGTTAATAATGAACCCGCTGAAAAAGAAGATCAGCCAGCCGAAAAGCAACAGGATGATATAGGAAAGAAAACAAGCGGAACAGACACGGATAAAAAATAG
- a CDS encoding DUF1934 domain-containing protein: METQHLPVSGTLQMKITDGKEIEDTTTHFTGDFYHREKMDVLTFQEENDDDLSIKNLITIHNDKVSIKRTGDITMHQQFRVNQITEDVFKHPHVNIHMETYTNKLKYQAPINNDSGKLSISFTVKLDGQEEREHQLNLLIKEDS, from the coding sequence ATGGAAACACAGCATCTGCCTGTATCGGGAACCCTTCAAATGAAGATTACCGATGGCAAAGAAATAGAAGATACGACAACTCACTTCACTGGTGATTTTTATCATCGGGAGAAAATGGATGTTCTAACGTTTCAGGAAGAAAATGATGACGACCTTTCGATTAAAAATTTAATCACGATCCATAATGATAAGGTGAGTATCAAACGAACAGGTGACATCACGATGCATCAGCAATTCCGTGTGAATCAGATAACGGAGGATGTTTTCAAGCATCCACATGTAAACATACATATGGAAACTTATACAAACAAACTAAAGTATCAGGCTCCAATCAACAATGATTCAGGGAAATTATCCATTTCGTTTACAGTGAAATTAGATGGACAGGAAGAGCGAGAGCATCAATTGAACCTATTAATTAAGGAGGACTCCTAG
- the speB gene encoding agmatinase: protein MRFDEAYSGKVFIMSRENFDEASAVIYGMPMDWTVSFRPGSRFGPGRIREASIGLEEYSPYMDKHLEEVSYFDAGDIPLPFGNAGRSLALIEEYIDKLLDLGKFPLGLGGEHLVTWPVVKAMHRKYPDMAFIHIDAHADLRLEYEGEVLSHSTPVRKVCEQIGAENVYSFGIRSGMRDEFQFARESGMHMSKFEVADPLRKVLPELAGRKVYVTIDIDVLDPAFAPGTGTAEAGGISSKELLEAIQLISDSDIQVIGADLVEVAPAYDPSEQTAIAASKFVREMLLGWV from the coding sequence GTGCGTTTTGATGAAGCGTATTCAGGAAAAGTTTTTATCATGTCGCGTGAAAATTTTGATGAAGCAAGTGCTGTAATTTATGGTATGCCAATGGACTGGACCGTTAGTTTCAGGCCGGGTTCCCGTTTTGGCCCAGGAAGAATCAGGGAAGCTTCGATTGGGCTTGAGGAGTACAGCCCATACATGGACAAGCACTTAGAAGAAGTATCTTATTTTGATGCGGGAGATATTCCGCTGCCTTTTGGAAATGCTGGGCGCAGTCTTGCACTGATTGAAGAATATATTGATAAGCTTTTGGACCTTGGTAAATTTCCACTTGGTCTCGGTGGCGAGCATTTGGTCACATGGCCGGTGGTAAAGGCAATGCACCGCAAGTATCCTGACATGGCATTTATACATATTGATGCACATGCAGATCTGCGTCTGGAATATGAAGGGGAAGTGCTTTCCCATTCGACACCTGTTCGTAAGGTTTGTGAACAAATTGGTGCGGAAAATGTATATTCATTTGGAATCCGTTCCGGTATGCGCGATGAATTTCAATTTGCCAGGGAAAGCGGCATGCACATGTCAAAGTTCGAGGTAGCGGACCCCTTACGGAAAGTGTTACCGGAATTAGCCGGGCGCAAGGTATATGTGACGATTGATATTGATGTGCTTGATCCAGCGTTCGCACCTGGCACAGGTACGGCCGAAGCGGGCGGGATATCATCGAAGGAGCTGCTGGAGGCGATTCAATTAATTTCGGATTCTGATATCCAAGTGATAGGTGCTGACTTAGTGGAGGTTGCACCGGCATACGATCCATCCGAACAAACCGCAATCGCAGCAAGCAAGTTCGTACGCGAGATGCTGCTCGGCTGGGTTTGA
- the speE gene encoding spermidine synthase, whose product MGIWFTEKQTANFGITAKINETLAALKTDFQDLQMLDTEEWGNMLVLDDMVMTTEKDEFVYHEMVAHVPLFTHPNPKRVLVVGGGDGGVIREVLKHQSVEKATLVDIDGKVIEYSKKYLPTIAGSLDDPRVEVLVDDGFMYIAESEREFDVILVDSTEPVGPAVNLFSQGFYAGISRALKDDGIFVAQTDNPWFKADLIYQVFHDVKEIFPVTKLYTANIPTYPSGLWTFTMGSKIHNPLKVKEERFTDIETKYYTPELHFASFALPKFVKELTE is encoded by the coding sequence ATGGGTATATGGTTTACAGAAAAACAAACCGCCAACTTCGGAATTACGGCGAAGATTAATGAAACATTAGCGGCATTAAAAACTGATTTTCAAGATTTACAAATGCTAGATACAGAAGAATGGGGCAATATGCTCGTTTTAGATGATATGGTAATGACTACTGAAAAGGATGAATTTGTGTATCATGAAATGGTTGCACATGTACCACTTTTTACACACCCAAATCCAAAACGTGTCCTGGTAGTGGGAGGGGGCGATGGTGGTGTTATCCGCGAGGTTTTGAAACATCAGTCAGTGGAGAAGGCAACCCTTGTTGATATTGACGGAAAGGTCATCGAGTATTCAAAAAAATATTTGCCGACTATTGCGGGCTCTCTTGATGATCCGCGTGTGGAAGTGTTAGTTGATGATGGATTCATGTATATTGCTGAAAGTGAACGTGAATTTGACGTTATTCTGGTTGATTCAACAGAACCGGTCGGACCAGCAGTGAATTTATTTTCTCAAGGCTTTTACGCAGGTATTTCTCGCGCATTAAAGGATGACGGTATTTTTGTCGCGCAAACGGACAATCCATGGTTTAAAGCAGATTTAATTTATCAGGTTTTTCATGATGTAAAGGAGATTTTTCCAGTAACAAAATTGTACACAGCTAATATTCCAACCTATCCAAGTGGACTTTGGACATTTACGATGGGCAGCAAGATTCATAATCCATTAAAGGTAAAAGAAGAACGGTTCACAGATATCGAAACGAAATACTATACACCAGAACTTCATTTTGCCTCGTTTGCATTACCGAAATTTGTTAAAGAGTTAACCGAATAG
- a CDS encoding YwgA family protein: protein MLTNHAKLMHFFEVAKEVTGRKKLQKMIYILQKCKVPFEEKYQFHFYGPYSEELTLRTEELCNLGFINEVKEEKSNYYQYNYTITENGQDFLNQFTLDMPEIVGQVELLKGKSSRFLELVSTMLYFDDLPGAEVVEKVHIVKPKQNFTEDEIKDAWQFIKVVRKA, encoded by the coding sequence ATGTTGACAAATCATGCTAAATTGATGCACTTTTTTGAGGTGGCTAAAGAAGTTACCGGACGTAAGAAGCTTCAAAAAATGATATATATTCTACAGAAGTGCAAGGTCCCTTTTGAAGAAAAGTATCAGTTTCATTTTTATGGTCCATACTCAGAAGAACTCACACTACGGACGGAGGAACTTTGTAATCTTGGCTTTATCAATGAAGTGAAAGAGGAAAAAAGCAATTATTATCAGTACAATTATACAATTACCGAAAATGGACAGGACTTTTTAAATCAATTCACACTGGATATGCCGGAAATCGTAGGGCAGGTTGAGTTGTTGAAGGGCAAGAGTTCCCGTTTCCTTGAATTGGTATCCACTATGCTGTACTTTGATGACCTTCCTGGCGCAGAAGTTGTTGAAAAGGTTCATATTGTAAAGCCAAAGCAAAATTTTACGGAAGATGAAATAAAAGATGCATGGCAATTTATTAAGGTTGTTAGAAAAGCTTAG